In Brachybacterium fresconis, the genomic stretch CGGAGACCTTCTTGGGCGGGGTGAAGTCGAGGGGCTCGAGGCCCTTCTTCTCCCGCTTGGCATTGATGCGCTCGTGGCGCTCCTTGGCCGCGTCCGAGCCCGGGGTCGGGGTGGCGCGGATGACGATGTACTGCTGGCCGAAGGTCCACACGTTCGTGGTCAGCCAGTAGATGAGCACACCGATCGGCATGCCCGGCCCCGTGATCACGTAGATGAACGGGAGCATGTACAGCATCATCTTCTGCGTGTTCGCCATGGGGCCCTCGAGGGCCGCCTTCGGCATGTTCTTCATGGTCAGCGACTTCTGGGTGAAGAAGGTGACCGCACACATGCAGGCGATGATGATGCCGGCGACGAACTTGGTGGTGATGCCGCCGTCGCCCGAGTTCAGGAAGCTGTCCGCGATGGTGACGTCGCCGAGGATCGTGGAGTGGCTGGCGCTCTGGGCGAGATCCGGGGTCAGCGGGCCGAAACGGGTTCCTTCAGCGGCCTCCGGCAGCTTGTTGTACAGCACCCGGAACAGGCCGAAGAAGATCGGCATCTGCAGCAGCATCGGCAGACACGAGGAGAACGGGCTGGCCCCGGCCTCCTTGTAGAGGGCCATGGTCTCCTCCGCCATCTTC encodes the following:
- the yidC gene encoding membrane protein insertase YidC, with amino-acid sequence MNPLYPIEWAVAWLMVKFHALLSVFMEADSGLTWVLSIVGLTVVVRTLIIPLFVRQIRASRAMQMVSPELQAVQKKYKGKTDQASRQKMAEETMALYKEAGASPFSSCLPMLLQMPIFFGLFRVLYNKLPEAAEGTRFGPLTPDLAQSASHSTILGDVTIADSFLNSGDGGITTKFVAGIIIACMCAVTFFTQKSLTMKNMPKAALEGPMANTQKMMLYMLPFIYVITGPGMPIGVLIYWLTTNVWTFGQQYIVIRATPTPGSDAAKERHERINAKREKKGLEPLDFTPPKKVSAEPDPEPEQNLRVQPSSKNKGGKKLSDQEKLERARAAREKAAEERRKAQEEAGESPAPPPSSSPSPLNKGAKKKRKK